The DNA segment TGGACCGTCCGTTCAACTTCTTCTCGCAAACAAAGCTCACACTGACCGTTGTTCATCTTTTCACCTTCTTACATTCTCAAATGTTCACAACATTCTTCTGAAATTATTCTCCCTTTTCTCCCGTAAATTTGCTACGATTGATAGTATCTTTTTAGAGATGTAGCGATTGATGCAAAGGATGTTTTCACATGCAAACAGCATTTTATCAACATAAATTAACTACTCTATCTACACTAGACCGTAGTGAATGGCAGCGAGTATATCAAGCCGCTAAACGAGGCGAGGTGACCTGTCCTCATTGTCATGAGCCTGTGCGCATGAACATGAGCATAAAGTGCGCCCCTTTATTTGAACATCCTCGTTCATTGTTTGATTGTGAGGAACAGGTTAAGAAACTTGAACGGACTCAAACAAAAATAGAACAACCAACAACAAATCAAACGGAAACGAGTGTCGGTGGGTTTATCTTACCCAAAGGTCACTCTATCGAATCTCAATCTAAACCAGTTAATGACCTGGAATGGAAGGAGCCTGTTTCAATTCACAGCTTTCCCTCCTTTACAAAGCCTTCTTCAGTTAAAAGAAACCAGTCAAACCCTTACCGTCAATCACTTGAGGAGTCAGGTATCATCCTTGACGAGGCACAGTGGAGAGCCGTCACAAAAACGGAAGGACCATTATTACTTGTAGCTGGTGCTGGCAGCGGAAAAACGCGTGTCCTAACTAGCAGAGCGGCATATATGCTACAGCATGTCGGCATACTACCTGAACAAATGATTCTCGTTACCTTTACGGCGAAAGCAGCAAGAGAAATGAAAGAACGGATGCAAATCTATCCTGGTCTTTCAAAACAAACGCTAAGGAAATTAATGATTGGTACCTTCCATAGCATTTTCTATAAGATGCTTCTACATCATGAGCCTGATAAATGGGACAGCCGTTTTTTATTAAAGGAATGGCAACGAGTTCAGATCATTAAAGAGGCAGGTCGCAACATGGGTCTTGATGAGAAAGAATTCGCCTACGATCAAGCCCTCACTCAAATAAGCTGGTGGAAAAATCACTTACTGACACCAGAGCAGGTGAAACCAGCAGATCATTGGGAGGAACGCTGCGCCTCTTTGTATAAAACATACGAAGAAACAAGAAAAGCACGATCTACCTTTGATTTTGATGATATGTTAACAGGTTGTTACGATATGCTTACTTCCAATCAAGCTTTACTTAAACGATACCAGGAACGTTTTTCCTACGTTTCAGTTGATGAGTTCCAAGACATTAATAAAATTCAATTTAAGTTGATTCAACTATTATGTGAGCCTGATCGTAATCTTTGTGTAGTTGGAGATGATGATCAATCGATTTACGCTTTTAGAGGCAGTGATCCCGAATACCTTCGACGTTTCCCTGCTTTATATCCGGAAGGTGAGACGCTTATTCTAAATCAAAATTATCGCTCCACCCACCCAATCGTGTCACTTGCCAATAATGTTGTAAAAACAAATAAGCAACGAATGAGTAAGGAATTACAAGCTCAAGCAACTTCAGAGACGGTTCCTTTCCTCTTCTTTCCTTATGATGAAGAAGAGGAAGCAACGATGATTGTGACAGATATTAAAGAGCGCATTCATGAGGGGGCTGCCCCCTCAGATTTCGCGATTCTTTACCGGACAAACGTCCACTCCATGGCTTTGTTTGAACGGCTGATCCAGTCTAGCATTCCATTTATGATTGAGCAGGACGGCGAATCCTTCTACAAACGGAAAGTGGTCAAAAAAGCGCTGGCTTACCTTCGTATTGCCCAGCAACCAGATGATACAGAAGCAATGACAGATTTAATTGGAGCGCTGTTTTTAAAACAGGATCGATTAACAGAGATTAAGAGTCTCAGCATCATGCACGACTGCTCGTTACTTGAAGCCTTAAAGCATCTCAGTGGTTTAAAGCCGTTCCAGCTAAAAAAAATGGAGGACCTGCCCTCTCAATGTAAGGAGATTAATCAATTAACCCCTCTAGAGGCATTAAATCGGATCGAAAAGGAGCTTGGCTTTAAGGATTATCTTAAAAAGCAGGGTAGCGAAGGTAATAAGATGGATAAAGGAAGCGACGATCTTGCCAGATTAAAAGTATCTGCAAGACAACATAACTCAATTCCCTCTTTCTTGGAACATGTTGATCATATGGTTGCCAAGCAAGACGAACAACGATCGCAGCCAAATGATTCTGACGCCGTTCAACTCATGACTATCCACCGCTCAAAAGGACTGGAGTTTAAACATGTGTATATCCTTGGTGCGGTTGAGGGATCTATGCCACACGATTATGCATTGGATGCTTGGCGTGATGGCGACGATCAGCCTCTCGAAGAAGAACGCAGGCTTATGTATGTAGCCATGACGCGTGCCGAGTATGCCCTAGCTATTTCCGTTCCAATGATGTATAAGGGAAAACGCGCACAACGCTCTCGTTTTGTACGCGAGATGAGTCGACAGACAGCGCCTATTAAACGGACCGAGGTGAAATCAAGGTGAATTCAACGATTATAGACGAAACCGAGCAGTGGGTTCGCGAAAAGCTTTCTGACGATACGTCTGGGCATGACTGGTATCATATTATGCGGGTAACTGCCTTAGCTCAGTATCTATGCAAGGACACCGCTGCAGACA comes from the Alkalihalobacillus sp. FSL W8-0930 genome and includes:
- a CDS encoding ATP-dependent helicase → MQTAFYQHKLTTLSTLDRSEWQRVYQAAKRGEVTCPHCHEPVRMNMSIKCAPLFEHPRSLFDCEEQVKKLERTQTKIEQPTTNQTETSVGGFILPKGHSIESQSKPVNDLEWKEPVSIHSFPSFTKPSSVKRNQSNPYRQSLEESGIILDEAQWRAVTKTEGPLLLVAGAGSGKTRVLTSRAAYMLQHVGILPEQMILVTFTAKAAREMKERMQIYPGLSKQTLRKLMIGTFHSIFYKMLLHHEPDKWDSRFLLKEWQRVQIIKEAGRNMGLDEKEFAYDQALTQISWWKNHLLTPEQVKPADHWEERCASLYKTYEETRKARSTFDFDDMLTGCYDMLTSNQALLKRYQERFSYVSVDEFQDINKIQFKLIQLLCEPDRNLCVVGDDDQSIYAFRGSDPEYLRRFPALYPEGETLILNQNYRSTHPIVSLANNVVKTNKQRMSKELQAQATSETVPFLFFPYDEEEEATMIVTDIKERIHEGAAPSDFAILYRTNVHSMALFERLIQSSIPFMIEQDGESFYKRKVVKKALAYLRIAQQPDDTEAMTDLIGALFLKQDRLTEIKSLSIMHDCSLLEALKHLSGLKPFQLKKMEDLPSQCKEINQLTPLEALNRIEKELGFKDYLKKQGSEGNKMDKGSDDLARLKVSARQHNSIPSFLEHVDHMVAKQDEQRSQPNDSDAVQLMTIHRSKGLEFKHVYILGAVEGSMPHDYALDAWRDGDDQPLEEERRLMYVAMTRAEYALAISVPMMYKGKRAQRSRFVREMSRQTAPIKRTEVKSR